The Pan troglodytes isolate AG18354 chromosome 1, NHGRI_mPanTro3-v2.0_pri, whole genome shotgun sequence genome includes a region encoding these proteins:
- the MAP7D1 gene encoding MAP7 domain-containing protein 1 isoform X2 — translation MESGPRAELGAGAPPAVVARTPPEPRPSPEGDPSPPPPPMSALVPDTPPDTPPAMKNATSSKQLPLEPESPSGQVGPRPAPPQEESPSSEAKSRGPTPTATGPRDARPPRRSSQPSPTAVPASDSPPTKQEVKKAGERHKLAKERREERAKYLAAKKAVWLEKEEKAKALREKQLQERRRRLEEQRLKAEQRRAALEERQRQKLEKNKERYEAAIQRSVKKTWAEIRQQRWSWAGALHHSSPGHKTSGSRCSVSAVNLPKHVDSIINKRLSKSSATLWNSPSRNRSLQLSAWESSIVDRLMTPTLSFLARSRSAVTLPRNGRDQGRGCDPGRGPTWGRAGASLARGPQPDRTHPSAAVPVCPRSASASPLTPCSVPRSVHRCAPAGERGERRKPNAGGSPAPVRRRPEASPVQKKEKKDKERENEKEKSALARERSLKKRQSLPASPRARLSASTASELSPKSKARPSSPSTSWHRPASPCPSPGPGHTLPPKPPSPRGTTASPKGRIRRKEEAKESPSAAGPEDKSQSKRRASNEKESAAPASPAPSPAPSPAPSPTPAPPQKEQPPAETPTDAAVLTSPPAPAPPVTPSKPMAGTTDREEATRLLAEKRRQAREQREREEQERRLQAERDKRMREEQLAREAEARAEREAEARRREEQEAREKAQAEQEEQERLQKQKEEAEARSREEAERQRLEREKHFQQQEQERQERRKRLEEIMKRTRKSEVSETKKQDSKEANANGSSPEPVKAVEARSPGLQKEAVQKEEPIPQEPQWSLPSKELPASLVNGLQPLPAHQENGFSTKGPSGDKSLSRTPEALLPFAEAEAFLKKAVVQSPQVTEVL, via the exons CTGTGGTCGCCAGGACCCCCCCAGAGCCAAGACCTTCTCCAGAAGGTGACCcttcccccccaccaccaccgATGTCAGCCCTGGTCCCCGACACTCCCCCGGACACCCCTCCTGCCATGAAGAATGCCACTAGCTCTAAGCAGCTCCCACTGGAACCAGAGAGCCCCTCAGGGCAGGTCGGGCCTAGGCCAGCCCCCCCGCAGGAAGAGTCCCCTTCCTCTGAAGCAAAGAGCAGAGGACCCACCCCAACAGCCACGGGCCCACGGGATGCCAGACCTCCTCGAAGGAGCAGCCAGCCATCTCCAACAGCAGTGCCAGCCTCCGACAGCCCTCCCACCAAGCAAG AGGTGAAGAAGGCAGGAGAGAGACACAAGCTGGCAAAGGAGCGGCGAGAAGAGCGGGCCAAGTACCTGG CGGCCAAGAAGGCAGtgtggctggagaaggaggagaaggccAAGGCGCTGCGGGAGAAGCAGCTCCAGGAGCGCCGGCGCCGGCTGGAGGAGCAACGTCTTAAAGCCGAGCAACGCCGTGCAGCCCTGGAGGAACGTCAGCGGCAGAAGCTCGAGAAAAACAAG GAGCGCTATGAGGCAGCCATCCAACGGTCAGTGAAGAAGACGTGGGCCGAAATCCGGCAGCAGCGCTGGTCCTGGGCAGGGGCCCTGCACCACAGCTCTCCAGGACATAAGACCA GTGGGAGCAGGTGCTCCGTGTCGGCAGTTAACCTGCCCAAACACGTGGACTCTATAATCAACAAGCGGCTCTCAAAGTCCTCTGCCACGCTCTGGAACTCCCCCAGTAGAA ATCGCAGCCTACAGCTGAGCGCATGGGAGAGCAGCATCGTGGATCGTCTGATGACGCCCACTCTCTCCTTCCTTGCTCGGAGTCGCAGCGCGGTCACACTGCCCCGCAACGGCCGGGACCAGGGTAGGGGCTGCGACCCTGGGAGAGGCCCCACgtggggccgggcaggggccagCCTGGCGCGCGGGCCGCAACCCGACCGCACTCATCCCTCTGCAGCCGTGCCGGTGTGCCCGCGCTCGGCCTCCGCCAGCCCCCTGACGCCGTGCAGCGTCCCCCGAAGCGTGCACCGCTGCGCCCCCGCCGGTGAGCGCGGGGAGCGCCGCAAGCCCAACGCCGGGGGCAGCCCCGCTCCGGTGCGCCGCCGGCCGGAGGCCTCGCCG GtgcagaaaaaggagaagaaggacaAGGAGCGGGAAAACGAGAAGGAGAAGAGTGCCCTAGCCCGGGAGCGCAGCCTCAAGAAGCGCCAGTCGCTGCCCGCCTCCCCACGTGCCCGCCTCTCCGCCAGCACCGCCTCTGAGCTCAG CCCCAAATCCAAGGCCAGGCCATCCTCTCCCTCCACATCCTGGCACAGGCctgcctccccctgccccagcccagggccAGGCCACACTCTGCCTCCAAAGCCACCGTCCCCCCGAGGCACCACTGCATCCCCCAAGGGGCGGATTCggaggaaggaggaggcaaaGGAGAGCCCCAGCGCCGCAGGGCCCGAGGATAAGAGCCAGAGCAAGCGCAGGGCCAGTAACGAGAAGGAGTCAGCAGCCCCAGCCTCACCGGCACCTTCACCGGCACCTTCACCGGCGCCCTCGCCCACCCCAGCCCCGCCCCAGAAGGAGCAGCCCCCCGCGGAGACCCCTACAG ACGCTGCTGTCTTGacctcacccccagcccctgctccccCGGTGACCCCTAGCAAACCAATGGCCGGCACCACAGACCGAGAAGAAGCCACTCGGCTCTTGGCTGAGAAGCGGCGCCAGGCCCGGGAGCAGCGGGAGCGCGAGGAGCAGGAGCGGAGGCTGCAGGCAGAAAGGGACAA GCGAATGCGAGAGGAGCAGCTGGCACGGGAGGCCGAGGCCCGGGCGGAGCGGGAGGCGGAGGCCCGGAGGCGGGAGGAGCAGGAGGCACGAGAGAAGGCGCAGGCCGAGCAGGAGGAGCAGGAGCGGCTGCAGAAGCAG AAAGAGGAGGCCGAAGCTCGGTCGCGGGAAGAGGCGGAGCGGCAGCGTCTGGAGCGGGAAAAGCACTTCCAGCAGCAGGAGCAAGAGCGGCAAGAGCGCAGAAAG CGTCTGGAGGAGATCATGAAGAGGACTCGGAAGTCAGAAGTTTCTGAAACCAAG AAGCAGGACAGCAAGGAGGCCAACGCCAACGGTTCCAGCCCAG AGCCTGTGAAAGCTGTGGAGGCTCGGTCCCCAGGGCTGCAGAAGGAGGCTGTGCAGAAAGAGGAGCCCATCCCACAGGAGCCTCAGTGGAG TCTCCCAAGCAAGGAGTTGCCAGCGTCCCTGGTGAATGGCCTGCAGCCTCTCCCAGCACACCAGGAGAATGGCTTCTCCACCAAGGGACCCTCTGGGGACAAGAGTCTGAGCCGAACACCAGAGGCACTCCTGCCCTTTGCAGAGGCAGAAGCCTTCCTCAAGAAAGCTGTGGTGCAGTCCCCGCAGGTCACAG AAGTCCTTTAA
- the MAP7D1 gene encoding MAP7 domain-containing protein 1 isoform X12 — protein sequence MESGPRAELGAGAPPAVVARTPPEPRPSPEGDPSPPPPPMSALVPDTPPDTPPAMKNATSSKQLPLEPESPSGQVGPRPAPPQEESPSSEAKSRGPTPTATGPRDARPPRRSSQPSPTAVPASDSPPTKQEVKKAGERHKLAKERREERAKYLAAKKAVWLEKEEKAKALREKQLQERRRRLEEQRLKAEQRRAALEERQRQKLEKNKERYEAAIQRSVKKTWAEIRQQRWSWAGALHHSSPGHKTNRSLQLSAWESSIVDRLMTPTLSFLARSRSAVTLPRNGRDQAVPVCPRSASASPLTPCSVPRSVHRCAPAGERGERRKPNAGGSPAPVRRRPEASPVQKKEKKDKERENEKEKSALARERSLKKRQSLPASPRARLSASTASELSPKSKARPSSPSTSWHRPASPCPSPGPGHTLPPKPPSPRGTTASPKGRIRRKEEAKESPSAAGPEDKSQSKRRASNEKESAAPASPAPSPAPSPAPSPTPAPPQKEQPPAETPTDAAVLTSPPAPAPPVTPSKPMAGTTDREEATRLLAEKRRQAREQREREEQERRLQAERDKRMREEQLAREAEARAEREAEARRREEQEAREKAQAEQEEQERLQKQKEEAEARSREEAERQRLEREKHFQQQEQERQERRKRLEEIMKRTRKSEVSETKQKQDSKEANANGSSPEPVKAVEARSPGLQKEAVQKEEPIPQEPQWSLPSKELPASLVNGLQPLPAHQENGFSTKGPSGDKSLSRTPEALLPFAEAEAFLKKAVVQSPQVTEVL from the exons CTGTGGTCGCCAGGACCCCCCCAGAGCCAAGACCTTCTCCAGAAGGTGACCcttcccccccaccaccaccgATGTCAGCCCTGGTCCCCGACACTCCCCCGGACACCCCTCCTGCCATGAAGAATGCCACTAGCTCTAAGCAGCTCCCACTGGAACCAGAGAGCCCCTCAGGGCAGGTCGGGCCTAGGCCAGCCCCCCCGCAGGAAGAGTCCCCTTCCTCTGAAGCAAAGAGCAGAGGACCCACCCCAACAGCCACGGGCCCACGGGATGCCAGACCTCCTCGAAGGAGCAGCCAGCCATCTCCAACAGCAGTGCCAGCCTCCGACAGCCCTCCCACCAAGCAAG AGGTGAAGAAGGCAGGAGAGAGACACAAGCTGGCAAAGGAGCGGCGAGAAGAGCGGGCCAAGTACCTGG CGGCCAAGAAGGCAGtgtggctggagaaggaggagaaggccAAGGCGCTGCGGGAGAAGCAGCTCCAGGAGCGCCGGCGCCGGCTGGAGGAGCAACGTCTTAAAGCCGAGCAACGCCGTGCAGCCCTGGAGGAACGTCAGCGGCAGAAGCTCGAGAAAAACAAG GAGCGCTATGAGGCAGCCATCCAACGGTCAGTGAAGAAGACGTGGGCCGAAATCCGGCAGCAGCGCTGGTCCTGGGCAGGGGCCCTGCACCACAGCTCTCCAGGACATAAGACCA ATCGCAGCCTACAGCTGAGCGCATGGGAGAGCAGCATCGTGGATCGTCTGATGACGCCCACTCTCTCCTTCCTTGCTCGGAGTCGCAGCGCGGTCACACTGCCCCGCAACGGCCGGGACCAGG CCGTGCCGGTGTGCCCGCGCTCGGCCTCCGCCAGCCCCCTGACGCCGTGCAGCGTCCCCCGAAGCGTGCACCGCTGCGCCCCCGCCGGTGAGCGCGGGGAGCGCCGCAAGCCCAACGCCGGGGGCAGCCCCGCTCCGGTGCGCCGCCGGCCGGAGGCCTCGCCG GtgcagaaaaaggagaagaaggacaAGGAGCGGGAAAACGAGAAGGAGAAGAGTGCCCTAGCCCGGGAGCGCAGCCTCAAGAAGCGCCAGTCGCTGCCCGCCTCCCCACGTGCCCGCCTCTCCGCCAGCACCGCCTCTGAGCTCAG CCCCAAATCCAAGGCCAGGCCATCCTCTCCCTCCACATCCTGGCACAGGCctgcctccccctgccccagcccagggccAGGCCACACTCTGCCTCCAAAGCCACCGTCCCCCCGAGGCACCACTGCATCCCCCAAGGGGCGGATTCggaggaaggaggaggcaaaGGAGAGCCCCAGCGCCGCAGGGCCCGAGGATAAGAGCCAGAGCAAGCGCAGGGCCAGTAACGAGAAGGAGTCAGCAGCCCCAGCCTCACCGGCACCTTCACCGGCACCTTCACCGGCGCCCTCGCCCACCCCAGCCCCGCCCCAGAAGGAGCAGCCCCCCGCGGAGACCCCTACAG ACGCTGCTGTCTTGacctcacccccagcccctgctccccCGGTGACCCCTAGCAAACCAATGGCCGGCACCACAGACCGAGAAGAAGCCACTCGGCTCTTGGCTGAGAAGCGGCGCCAGGCCCGGGAGCAGCGGGAGCGCGAGGAGCAGGAGCGGAGGCTGCAGGCAGAAAGGGACAA GCGAATGCGAGAGGAGCAGCTGGCACGGGAGGCCGAGGCCCGGGCGGAGCGGGAGGCGGAGGCCCGGAGGCGGGAGGAGCAGGAGGCACGAGAGAAGGCGCAGGCCGAGCAGGAGGAGCAGGAGCGGCTGCAGAAGCAG AAAGAGGAGGCCGAAGCTCGGTCGCGGGAAGAGGCGGAGCGGCAGCGTCTGGAGCGGGAAAAGCACTTCCAGCAGCAGGAGCAAGAGCGGCAAGAGCGCAGAAAG CGTCTGGAGGAGATCATGAAGAGGACTCGGAAGTCAGAAGTTTCTGAAACCAAG CAGAAGCAGGACAGCAAGGAGGCCAACGCCAACGGTTCCAGCCCAG AGCCTGTGAAAGCTGTGGAGGCTCGGTCCCCAGGGCTGCAGAAGGAGGCTGTGCAGAAAGAGGAGCCCATCCCACAGGAGCCTCAGTGGAG TCTCCCAAGCAAGGAGTTGCCAGCGTCCCTGGTGAATGGCCTGCAGCCTCTCCCAGCACACCAGGAGAATGGCTTCTCCACCAAGGGACCCTCTGGGGACAAGAGTCTGAGCCGAACACCAGAGGCACTCCTGCCCTTTGCAGAGGCAGAAGCCTTCCTCAAGAAAGCTGTGGTGCAGTCCCCGCAGGTCACAG AAGTCCTTTAA
- the MAP7D1 gene encoding MAP7 domain-containing protein 1 isoform X1, with the protein MESGPRAELGAGAPPAVVARTPPEPRPSPEGDPSPPPPPMSALVPDTPPDTPPAMKNATSSKQLPLEPESPSGQVGPRPAPPQEESPSSEAKSRGPTPTATGPRDARPPRRSSQPSPTAVPASDSPPTKQEVKKAGERHKLAKERREERAKYLAAKKAVWLEKEEKAKALREKQLQERRRRLEEQRLKAEQRRAALEERQRQKLEKNKERYEAAIQRSVKKTWAEIRQQRWSWAGALHHSSPGHKTSGSRCSVSAVNLPKHVDSIINKRLSKSSATLWNSPSRNRSLQLSAWESSIVDRLMTPTLSFLARSRSAVTLPRNGRDQGRGCDPGRGPTWGRAGASLARGPQPDRTHPSAAVPVCPRSASASPLTPCSVPRSVHRCAPAGERGERRKPNAGGSPAPVRRRPEASPVQKKEKKDKERENEKEKSALARERSLKKRQSLPASPRARLSASTASELSPKSKARPSSPSTSWHRPASPCPSPGPGHTLPPKPPSPRGTTASPKGRIRRKEEAKESPSAAGPEDKSQSKRRASNEKESAAPASPAPSPAPSPAPSPTPAPPQKEQPPAETPTDAAVLTSPPAPAPPVTPSKPMAGTTDREEATRLLAEKRRQAREQREREEQERRLQAERDKRMREEQLAREAEARAEREAEARRREEQEAREKAQAEQEEQERLQKQKEEAEARSREEAERQRLEREKHFQQQEQERQERRKRLEEIMKRTRKSEVSETKQKQDSKEANANGSSPEPVKAVEARSPGLQKEAVQKEEPIPQEPQWSLPSKELPASLVNGLQPLPAHQENGFSTKGPSGDKSLSRTPEALLPFAEAEAFLKKAVVQSPQVTEVL; encoded by the exons CTGTGGTCGCCAGGACCCCCCCAGAGCCAAGACCTTCTCCAGAAGGTGACCcttcccccccaccaccaccgATGTCAGCCCTGGTCCCCGACACTCCCCCGGACACCCCTCCTGCCATGAAGAATGCCACTAGCTCTAAGCAGCTCCCACTGGAACCAGAGAGCCCCTCAGGGCAGGTCGGGCCTAGGCCAGCCCCCCCGCAGGAAGAGTCCCCTTCCTCTGAAGCAAAGAGCAGAGGACCCACCCCAACAGCCACGGGCCCACGGGATGCCAGACCTCCTCGAAGGAGCAGCCAGCCATCTCCAACAGCAGTGCCAGCCTCCGACAGCCCTCCCACCAAGCAAG AGGTGAAGAAGGCAGGAGAGAGACACAAGCTGGCAAAGGAGCGGCGAGAAGAGCGGGCCAAGTACCTGG CGGCCAAGAAGGCAGtgtggctggagaaggaggagaaggccAAGGCGCTGCGGGAGAAGCAGCTCCAGGAGCGCCGGCGCCGGCTGGAGGAGCAACGTCTTAAAGCCGAGCAACGCCGTGCAGCCCTGGAGGAACGTCAGCGGCAGAAGCTCGAGAAAAACAAG GAGCGCTATGAGGCAGCCATCCAACGGTCAGTGAAGAAGACGTGGGCCGAAATCCGGCAGCAGCGCTGGTCCTGGGCAGGGGCCCTGCACCACAGCTCTCCAGGACATAAGACCA GTGGGAGCAGGTGCTCCGTGTCGGCAGTTAACCTGCCCAAACACGTGGACTCTATAATCAACAAGCGGCTCTCAAAGTCCTCTGCCACGCTCTGGAACTCCCCCAGTAGAA ATCGCAGCCTACAGCTGAGCGCATGGGAGAGCAGCATCGTGGATCGTCTGATGACGCCCACTCTCTCCTTCCTTGCTCGGAGTCGCAGCGCGGTCACACTGCCCCGCAACGGCCGGGACCAGGGTAGGGGCTGCGACCCTGGGAGAGGCCCCACgtggggccgggcaggggccagCCTGGCGCGCGGGCCGCAACCCGACCGCACTCATCCCTCTGCAGCCGTGCCGGTGTGCCCGCGCTCGGCCTCCGCCAGCCCCCTGACGCCGTGCAGCGTCCCCCGAAGCGTGCACCGCTGCGCCCCCGCCGGTGAGCGCGGGGAGCGCCGCAAGCCCAACGCCGGGGGCAGCCCCGCTCCGGTGCGCCGCCGGCCGGAGGCCTCGCCG GtgcagaaaaaggagaagaaggacaAGGAGCGGGAAAACGAGAAGGAGAAGAGTGCCCTAGCCCGGGAGCGCAGCCTCAAGAAGCGCCAGTCGCTGCCCGCCTCCCCACGTGCCCGCCTCTCCGCCAGCACCGCCTCTGAGCTCAG CCCCAAATCCAAGGCCAGGCCATCCTCTCCCTCCACATCCTGGCACAGGCctgcctccccctgccccagcccagggccAGGCCACACTCTGCCTCCAAAGCCACCGTCCCCCCGAGGCACCACTGCATCCCCCAAGGGGCGGATTCggaggaaggaggaggcaaaGGAGAGCCCCAGCGCCGCAGGGCCCGAGGATAAGAGCCAGAGCAAGCGCAGGGCCAGTAACGAGAAGGAGTCAGCAGCCCCAGCCTCACCGGCACCTTCACCGGCACCTTCACCGGCGCCCTCGCCCACCCCAGCCCCGCCCCAGAAGGAGCAGCCCCCCGCGGAGACCCCTACAG ACGCTGCTGTCTTGacctcacccccagcccctgctccccCGGTGACCCCTAGCAAACCAATGGCCGGCACCACAGACCGAGAAGAAGCCACTCGGCTCTTGGCTGAGAAGCGGCGCCAGGCCCGGGAGCAGCGGGAGCGCGAGGAGCAGGAGCGGAGGCTGCAGGCAGAAAGGGACAA GCGAATGCGAGAGGAGCAGCTGGCACGGGAGGCCGAGGCCCGGGCGGAGCGGGAGGCGGAGGCCCGGAGGCGGGAGGAGCAGGAGGCACGAGAGAAGGCGCAGGCCGAGCAGGAGGAGCAGGAGCGGCTGCAGAAGCAG AAAGAGGAGGCCGAAGCTCGGTCGCGGGAAGAGGCGGAGCGGCAGCGTCTGGAGCGGGAAAAGCACTTCCAGCAGCAGGAGCAAGAGCGGCAAGAGCGCAGAAAG CGTCTGGAGGAGATCATGAAGAGGACTCGGAAGTCAGAAGTTTCTGAAACCAAG CAGAAGCAGGACAGCAAGGAGGCCAACGCCAACGGTTCCAGCCCAG AGCCTGTGAAAGCTGTGGAGGCTCGGTCCCCAGGGCTGCAGAAGGAGGCTGTGCAGAAAGAGGAGCCCATCCCACAGGAGCCTCAGTGGAG TCTCCCAAGCAAGGAGTTGCCAGCGTCCCTGGTGAATGGCCTGCAGCCTCTCCCAGCACACCAGGAGAATGGCTTCTCCACCAAGGGACCCTCTGGGGACAAGAGTCTGAGCCGAACACCAGAGGCACTCCTGCCCTTTGCAGAGGCAGAAGCCTTCCTCAAGAAAGCTGTGGTGCAGTCCCCGCAGGTCACAG AAGTCCTTTAA
- the MAP7D1 gene encoding MAP7 domain-containing protein 1 isoform X3, with product MESGPRAELGAGAPPAVVARTPPEPRPSPEGDPSPPPPPMSALVPDTPPDTPPAMKNATSSKQLPLEPESPSGQVGPRPAPPQEESPSSEAKSRGPTPTATGPRDARPPRRSSQPSPTAVPASDSPPTKQEVKKAGERHKLAKERREERAKYLAAKKAVWLEKEEKAKALREKQLQERRRRLEEQRLKAEQRRAALEERQRQKLEKNKERYEAAIQRSVKKTWAEIRQQRWSWAGALHHSSPGHKTSGSRCSVSAVNLPKHVDSIINKRLSKSSATLWNSPSRNRSLQLSAWESSIVDRLMTPTLSFLARSRSAVTLPRNGRDQGRGCDPGRGPTWGRAGASLARGPQPDRTHPSAAVPVCPRSASASPLTPCSVPRSVHRCAPAGERGERRKPNAGGSPAPVRRRPEASPVQKKEKKDKERENEKEKSALARERSLKKRQSLPASPRARLSASTASELSPKSKARPSSPSTSWHRPASPCPSPGPGHTLPPKPPSPRGTTASPKGRIRRKEEAKESPSAAGPEDKSQSKRRASNEKESAAPASPAPSPAPSPAPSPTPAPPQKEQPPAETPTAPAPPVTPSKPMAGTTDREEATRLLAEKRRQAREQREREEQERRLQAERDKRMREEQLAREAEARAEREAEARRREEQEAREKAQAEQEEQERLQKQKEEAEARSREEAERQRLEREKHFQQQEQERQERRKRLEEIMKRTRKSEVSETKQKQDSKEANANGSSPEPVKAVEARSPGLQKEAVQKEEPIPQEPQWSLPSKELPASLVNGLQPLPAHQENGFSTKGPSGDKSLSRTPEALLPFAEAEAFLKKAVVQSPQVTEVL from the exons CTGTGGTCGCCAGGACCCCCCCAGAGCCAAGACCTTCTCCAGAAGGTGACCcttcccccccaccaccaccgATGTCAGCCCTGGTCCCCGACACTCCCCCGGACACCCCTCCTGCCATGAAGAATGCCACTAGCTCTAAGCAGCTCCCACTGGAACCAGAGAGCCCCTCAGGGCAGGTCGGGCCTAGGCCAGCCCCCCCGCAGGAAGAGTCCCCTTCCTCTGAAGCAAAGAGCAGAGGACCCACCCCAACAGCCACGGGCCCACGGGATGCCAGACCTCCTCGAAGGAGCAGCCAGCCATCTCCAACAGCAGTGCCAGCCTCCGACAGCCCTCCCACCAAGCAAG AGGTGAAGAAGGCAGGAGAGAGACACAAGCTGGCAAAGGAGCGGCGAGAAGAGCGGGCCAAGTACCTGG CGGCCAAGAAGGCAGtgtggctggagaaggaggagaaggccAAGGCGCTGCGGGAGAAGCAGCTCCAGGAGCGCCGGCGCCGGCTGGAGGAGCAACGTCTTAAAGCCGAGCAACGCCGTGCAGCCCTGGAGGAACGTCAGCGGCAGAAGCTCGAGAAAAACAAG GAGCGCTATGAGGCAGCCATCCAACGGTCAGTGAAGAAGACGTGGGCCGAAATCCGGCAGCAGCGCTGGTCCTGGGCAGGGGCCCTGCACCACAGCTCTCCAGGACATAAGACCA GTGGGAGCAGGTGCTCCGTGTCGGCAGTTAACCTGCCCAAACACGTGGACTCTATAATCAACAAGCGGCTCTCAAAGTCCTCTGCCACGCTCTGGAACTCCCCCAGTAGAA ATCGCAGCCTACAGCTGAGCGCATGGGAGAGCAGCATCGTGGATCGTCTGATGACGCCCACTCTCTCCTTCCTTGCTCGGAGTCGCAGCGCGGTCACACTGCCCCGCAACGGCCGGGACCAGGGTAGGGGCTGCGACCCTGGGAGAGGCCCCACgtggggccgggcaggggccagCCTGGCGCGCGGGCCGCAACCCGACCGCACTCATCCCTCTGCAGCCGTGCCGGTGTGCCCGCGCTCGGCCTCCGCCAGCCCCCTGACGCCGTGCAGCGTCCCCCGAAGCGTGCACCGCTGCGCCCCCGCCGGTGAGCGCGGGGAGCGCCGCAAGCCCAACGCCGGGGGCAGCCCCGCTCCGGTGCGCCGCCGGCCGGAGGCCTCGCCG GtgcagaaaaaggagaagaaggacaAGGAGCGGGAAAACGAGAAGGAGAAGAGTGCCCTAGCCCGGGAGCGCAGCCTCAAGAAGCGCCAGTCGCTGCCCGCCTCCCCACGTGCCCGCCTCTCCGCCAGCACCGCCTCTGAGCTCAG CCCCAAATCCAAGGCCAGGCCATCCTCTCCCTCCACATCCTGGCACAGGCctgcctccccctgccccagcccagggccAGGCCACACTCTGCCTCCAAAGCCACCGTCCCCCCGAGGCACCACTGCATCCCCCAAGGGGCGGATTCggaggaaggaggaggcaaaGGAGAGCCCCAGCGCCGCAGGGCCCGAGGATAAGAGCCAGAGCAAGCGCAGGGCCAGTAACGAGAAGGAGTCAGCAGCCCCAGCCTCACCGGCACCTTCACCGGCACCTTCACCGGCGCCCTCGCCCACCCCAGCCCCGCCCCAGAAGGAGCAGCCCCCCGCGGAGACCCCTACAG cccctgctccccCGGTGACCCCTAGCAAACCAATGGCCGGCACCACAGACCGAGAAGAAGCCACTCGGCTCTTGGCTGAGAAGCGGCGCCAGGCCCGGGAGCAGCGGGAGCGCGAGGAGCAGGAGCGGAGGCTGCAGGCAGAAAGGGACAA GCGAATGCGAGAGGAGCAGCTGGCACGGGAGGCCGAGGCCCGGGCGGAGCGGGAGGCGGAGGCCCGGAGGCGGGAGGAGCAGGAGGCACGAGAGAAGGCGCAGGCCGAGCAGGAGGAGCAGGAGCGGCTGCAGAAGCAG AAAGAGGAGGCCGAAGCTCGGTCGCGGGAAGAGGCGGAGCGGCAGCGTCTGGAGCGGGAAAAGCACTTCCAGCAGCAGGAGCAAGAGCGGCAAGAGCGCAGAAAG CGTCTGGAGGAGATCATGAAGAGGACTCGGAAGTCAGAAGTTTCTGAAACCAAG CAGAAGCAGGACAGCAAGGAGGCCAACGCCAACGGTTCCAGCCCAG AGCCTGTGAAAGCTGTGGAGGCTCGGTCCCCAGGGCTGCAGAAGGAGGCTGTGCAGAAAGAGGAGCCCATCCCACAGGAGCCTCAGTGGAG TCTCCCAAGCAAGGAGTTGCCAGCGTCCCTGGTGAATGGCCTGCAGCCTCTCCCAGCACACCAGGAGAATGGCTTCTCCACCAAGGGACCCTCTGGGGACAAGAGTCTGAGCCGAACACCAGAGGCACTCCTGCCCTTTGCAGAGGCAGAAGCCTTCCTCAAGAAAGCTGTGGTGCAGTCCCCGCAGGTCACAG AAGTCCTTTAA